The Pantoea vagans genome includes a window with the following:
- the napC gene encoding cytochrome c-type protein NapC, whose protein sequence is MKERLLRIWRWWRRPSRLALGTLLILGFAGGIIFWGGFNTAMEMTNREQFCIGCHEMRNNVYQEYMQTVHYNNRSGVRATCPDCHVPHEWGPKMLRKLQASKEVYAKIFGLIDTPQKFEETRIELAQNEWRRMKNNNSQECRNCHNFDYMDFTAQKTVAAKMHSKAVQDGQTCIDCHKGIAHHLPDMKEQPNGF, encoded by the coding sequence ATGAAAGAGAGATTACTGCGCATCTGGCGCTGGTGGCGACGCCCCAGCCGTCTGGCGCTGGGCACACTGCTGATTTTGGGCTTTGCCGGCGGCATCATTTTCTGGGGTGGATTTAACACCGCGATGGAGATGACTAACCGCGAGCAGTTCTGTATTGGCTGCCATGAAATGCGCAATAACGTGTATCAGGAATATATGCAGACGGTGCATTACAACAACCGCAGCGGCGTGCGTGCCACCTGCCCGGATTGCCATGTGCCACACGAGTGGGGCCCGAAAATGCTGCGCAAATTGCAGGCCAGCAAAGAGGTCTACGCGAAGATTTTTGGCCTGATCGATACGCCACAAAAGTTTGAAGAGACGCGCATCGAACTTGCGCAGAACGAATGGCGCAGGATGAAGAACAACAATTCGCAGGAGTGTCGCAACTGTCACAATTTCGATTACATGGATTTCACCGCACAGAAAACCGTGGCGGCCAAAATGCACAGCAAAGCGGTGCAGGATGGGCAAACCTGTATCGATTGTCACAAGGGTATCGCGCACCATTTGCCGGATATGAAAGAGCAGCCGAACGGATTTTAA
- the nudK gene encoding GDP-mannose pyrophosphatase NudK, producing MSLKINIIKDKLLSDNYFILRNFTYELTRSNGEVVRHKREVYDRGNGATILLYNRDKNTVLLIRQFRIATYVNGNPTGELIESCAGLLDDDTPEDCIRKEAIEETGYEIGKVEKLFEAYMSPGGVTEIVHFFAAEYSDAMRTHEGGGVEDEEITVLELPFPQALAMVKEGRIQDGKAIMLLQHAQIAGWLKA from the coding sequence ATGTCGTTAAAGATCAACATCATCAAAGACAAGTTGCTGTCAGATAATTACTTTATCCTGCGCAACTTCACCTACGAACTGACGCGCAGCAACGGCGAAGTGGTGCGTCATAAGCGCGAAGTCTATGACCGTGGCAACGGCGCCACCATCCTGCTCTACAACCGCGATAAAAACACCGTGCTACTAATTCGTCAGTTCCGCATTGCCACCTACGTCAATGGCAATCCCACGGGCGAACTGATTGAAAGCTGCGCCGGGCTGCTTGACGATGACACGCCAGAAGATTGCATCCGTAAGGAGGCGATTGAAGAGACGGGTTATGAAATTGGTAAAGTGGAAAAGCTGTTCGAAGCCTATATGTCGCCAGGTGGCGTGACGGAGATTGTCCACTTCTTTGCGGCCGAGTACAGCGATGCGATGCGCACCCATGAAGGCGGTGGCGTCGAGGATGAGGAGATTACCGTACTGGAATTACCGTTCCCGCAGGCGCTGGCGATGGTGAAAGAGGGCCGTATCCAGGACGGAAAAGCAATCATGCTGTTGCAGCATGCGCAAATTGCGGGTTGGTTGAAAGCGTAA
- the napA gene encoding nitrate reductase catalytic subunit NapA, with protein MKLSRREFMKANAAAAAAMAAGLTIPSVTKAVTALAAPIRWEKAPCRFCGTGCGVLVGTQDGRVVASQGDPQAEVNRGLNCIKGYFLPKIMYGKDRLTQPLLRMTDGKYDKEGEFTPVSWDQAFDVMEQKFKAALKANGPESVGMFGSGQWTVWEGYAASKLMKAGFRTNNLDPNARHCMASAVVGFMRTFGMDEPMGCYDDIEVADAFVLWGSNMAEMHPILWSRLTARRLSNDNVKVAVLSTYRHRSFELADNGMVFTPQSDLAILNFIANYIIQNNKVDKTFLQNHVTLRKGVTDIGYGLRPSDPRQAAAKNPDSGESTPISFDEYAKFVSEYTVEKASEMSGVEHDQLIALAELYADPNINVVSYWTMGFNQHTRGVWANNLCYNIHLLTGKISRPGTGPFSLTGQPSACGTAREVGTFSHRLPADMVVNNDKHRATAEKLWKLPQGTIPAKIGLHAVAQDRALKDGKLNAYWVMCNNNMQAGPNLTQERMPGWRDARNFVVVSDPYPTVSALCADLILPTAMWVEKEGAYGNAERRTQFWHQQVKAPGEAKSDLWQMVNFAKRFRVTEVWPEALIAQNPELRDKTLFDVLYANGQVNQFPLSEVADDQLNDEAREFGFYIQKGLFEEYASFGRGHGHDLAPFDMYHEARGLRWPVVDGKETRWRYREGFDSYVKAGEGVRFYGKPDGKATIFALPYEPPAEAPDAEYDMWFCTGRVLEHWHTGTMTRRVPELHRAVPQALLYIHPLDAKGRGFRRGEKVRVVSRRGETVATVETRGRNQPPQGLVFMPFFDAGVLANNVTLDATDPLSKQTDYKKCAVKLVKI; from the coding sequence ATGAAACTCAGTCGTCGTGAATTTATGAAAGCTAATGCCGCCGCCGCAGCGGCCATGGCGGCCGGACTCACTATTCCCAGCGTGACGAAAGCCGTTACCGCCTTAGCCGCGCCGATTCGTTGGGAAAAAGCCCCTTGCCGTTTCTGTGGCACCGGCTGTGGTGTGCTGGTGGGGACGCAGGATGGCCGTGTCGTTGCCTCGCAGGGTGATCCCCAGGCGGAAGTGAACCGAGGTTTGAACTGCATTAAAGGCTACTTCCTGCCGAAGATCATGTACGGAAAAGATCGTCTGACACAGCCGCTGCTGCGTATGACCGACGGTAAATATGACAAGGAAGGCGAGTTCACGCCGGTAAGCTGGGACCAGGCGTTCGACGTGATGGAGCAGAAGTTTAAAGCCGCGCTGAAAGCCAATGGACCGGAGTCTGTCGGCATGTTCGGTTCCGGCCAGTGGACGGTGTGGGAGGGCTATGCGGCGTCAAAGCTGATGAAAGCCGGGTTCCGCACCAACAACCTCGATCCTAATGCGCGTCACTGCATGGCTTCGGCGGTGGTGGGCTTTATGCGCACCTTCGGCATGGATGAACCCATGGGCTGCTACGATGATATCGAAGTGGCGGATGCGTTTGTGCTGTGGGGCTCTAACATGGCCGAGATGCACCCGATTCTCTGGTCACGCCTGACCGCCCGCCGTCTCAGCAACGATAACGTTAAAGTGGCGGTGCTCTCGACTTATCGTCATCGCAGCTTTGAGCTGGCGGATAACGGCATGGTGTTCACGCCACAAAGCGACCTGGCAATCCTCAACTTCATCGCCAACTACATCATTCAGAACAACAAGGTCGATAAAACCTTCCTGCAAAACCACGTGACGCTGCGCAAGGGCGTGACGGATATCGGCTATGGTCTGCGTCCCAGCGATCCGCGTCAGGCAGCGGCAAAAAATCCCGACAGTGGTGAGTCGACGCCGATTAGCTTTGATGAGTACGCGAAGTTCGTTTCCGAGTACACAGTAGAAAAAGCCAGCGAAATGAGCGGCGTGGAACACGATCAGCTGATTGCGCTGGCTGAGCTCTATGCCGATCCCAATATCAACGTGGTCTCTTACTGGACCATGGGCTTCAACCAGCACACCCGCGGTGTGTGGGCAAACAACCTCTGCTACAACATCCACTTGCTGACCGGCAAAATTTCGCGCCCCGGCACCGGACCATTTTCGCTTACCGGGCAACCCTCTGCCTGCGGCACGGCGCGGGAAGTTGGTACGTTTTCGCACCGCCTGCCAGCCGATATGGTGGTGAATAATGATAAACATCGAGCAACGGCTGAAAAACTGTGGAAGCTGCCGCAAGGCACGATTCCCGCCAAAATTGGTTTGCACGCTGTGGCGCAAGATCGTGCCCTCAAGGATGGCAAGCTGAATGCATACTGGGTGATGTGTAACAACAACATGCAGGCCGGTCCCAACCTGACCCAGGAGCGTATGCCGGGCTGGCGTGATGCGCGCAATTTTGTCGTGGTCTCCGATCCTTATCCCACCGTGAGTGCGTTATGCGCAGACTTGATTCTGCCAACGGCGATGTGGGTGGAAAAAGAGGGGGCTTACGGCAATGCCGAGCGCCGTACTCAGTTCTGGCATCAGCAGGTGAAAGCGCCGGGTGAGGCGAAATCAGACCTGTGGCAGATGGTGAACTTTGCTAAGCGCTTCCGCGTCACTGAGGTGTGGCCCGAAGCGCTGATCGCCCAGAACCCTGAACTACGCGACAAAACGCTGTTCGATGTGCTCTATGCCAACGGTCAGGTGAACCAGTTCCCGCTCAGTGAAGTGGCTGACGACCAACTGAACGATGAAGCGCGAGAATTTGGCTTTTACATCCAGAAAGGGCTGTTTGAAGAGTACGCCAGTTTTGGACGTGGTCACGGTCACGATCTGGCGCCGTTCGATATGTACCACGAGGCGCGCGGATTGCGTTGGCCGGTGGTCGACGGCAAAGAGACGCGCTGGCGCTACCGCGAAGGTTTCGACAGCTACGTCAAAGCCGGTGAAGGGGTGCGTTTCTACGGCAAGCCCGATGGCAAAGCCACGATCTTCGCACTGCCTTATGAACCACCTGCCGAAGCGCCGGATGCGGAGTACGACATGTGGTTCTGCACTGGTCGTGTGCTGGAACACTGGCACACCGGCACCATGACGCGCCGCGTCCCCGAGTTGCATCGTGCCGTGCCGCAGGCGCTGCTCTATATCCATCCTCTTGATGCCAAAGGACGTGGTTTCCGCCGCGGTGAAAAGGTGCGCGTGGTGTCACGACGAGGCGAAACCGTGGCCACTGTTGAAACGCGCGGACGCAATCAGCCGCCACAAGGGCTGGTATTTATGCCGTTCTTCGATGCGGGCGTGCTGGCCAATAACGTCACGTTAGATGCCACCGATCCGCTGTCGAAGCAGACCGATTATAAGAAGTGCGCCGTCAAGCTGGTTAAAATTTAA
- the napB gene encoding nitrate reductase cytochrome c-type subunit, with translation MKLFHTLITLAALLVGGAVWAEKGVNLNQSPEVTATQQGTIHQPKEQSRKPLNYVNQPPVIPHSVDGYQVTKNVNRCLQCHGTQSYLTTGAPRVSPTHFTDRDGLVSSTVSPRRYFCLQCHVPQTDAKPVVENTFKPASGFGQ, from the coding sequence ATGAAACTCTTTCACACACTCATCACTTTAGCCGCCTTGCTGGTGGGCGGCGCAGTCTGGGCCGAAAAAGGTGTCAATCTCAATCAGTCACCGGAAGTGACCGCCACGCAGCAGGGCACTATTCATCAGCCCAAAGAGCAGAGTCGCAAGCCGCTTAACTACGTGAATCAGCCGCCGGTGATCCCGCATAGCGTAGACGGCTATCAGGTGACGAAAAACGTCAACCGCTGCCTGCAGTGCCACGGCACGCAAAGCTATCTCACCACTGGCGCGCCGCGCGTCAGTCCTACGCACTTTACCGATCGCGACGGCCTGGTGAGTAGCACCGTATCGCCACGGCGTTACTTCTGTTTGCAGTGCCACGTGCCGCAAACCGATGCCAAACCGGTGGTGGAAAATACCTTTAAACCGGCCAGTGGTTTTGGGCAATGA